Proteins from one Niallia circulans genomic window:
- a CDS encoding Asp23/Gls24 family envelope stress response protein gives MSESTILDMNQEYTGLGKVEIAPEVIEVIAGIAASEVEGVAQMRGNFASGVVEKLGKKLHNKGVKVELAEDGIKVDVYCVMNFGISIPQVAQQIQDNIRQTLLNMTALVAEEINIHVVGVQFENAKQDTETQQEM, from the coding sequence ATGAGCGAATCAACTATTTTAGATATGAACCAGGAATACACTGGCTTGGGAAAAGTGGAAATTGCTCCTGAAGTCATCGAAGTAATCGCTGGGATTGCAGCATCTGAAGTGGAGGGTGTAGCCCAGATGAGAGGAAACTTTGCTTCTGGAGTTGTGGAAAAGCTGGGTAAAAAGCTGCACAACAAAGGAGTTAAAGTGGAGCTCGCTGAAGATGGCATAAAGGTGGATGTCTATTGTGTGATGAACTTTGGCATTTCCATCCCGCAAGTCGCACAGCAAATACAAGATAATATTCGCCAAACACTGCTTAATATGACAGCGTTAGTAGCGGAAGAAATTAATATACATGTGGTTGGCGTTCAGTTTGAGAATGCGAAACAAGACACAGAAACACAGCAAGAGATGTAA
- the nusB gene encoding transcription antitermination factor NusB, translated as MKRRTAREKALQALFQIDLSEIDKNEAIIHALDGEKPDVYLSALVNGVLDHQVSIDEQISKHLENWTIDRIANVDRNLLRISVYELLYGSEEVPANVVIDEAVEIAKAYGDDKSSKFVNGLLSKIKNSL; from the coding sequence ATGAAAAGAAGAACGGCAAGAGAAAAGGCGCTTCAAGCGTTATTTCAAATTGACCTAAGTGAAATAGACAAGAATGAAGCAATCATCCATGCACTTGATGGCGAAAAGCCGGATGTATATCTGTCTGCACTTGTTAATGGAGTACTAGACCACCAAGTGTCAATTGATGAGCAAATAAGCAAGCATTTGGAAAATTGGACAATCGACAGAATTGCCAATGTAGACAGAAATCTTTTAAGAATTTCTGTTTATGAACTTTTATATGGTTCCGAGGAAGTGCCGGCAAATGTTGTCATTGACGAAGCGGTAGAAATTGCAAAAGCATATGGTGACGACAAGTCCAGCAAGTTTGTTAATGGACTGCTTTCCAAAATCAAAAACAGTTTGTAA